In Crassostrea angulata isolate pt1a10 unplaced genomic scaffold, ASM2561291v2 HiC_scaffold_145, whole genome shotgun sequence, the following are encoded in one genomic region:
- the LOC128169521 gene encoding uncharacterized protein LOC128169521, whose product MADQHHHIGAKTVPELRIFLRERGISCNEYRKFTLVRLAQVALELQLPIIVAKDDYKVMNLKRRTIRSLDGEEIVAPDITTIISRFTKNLKELPCLEICDVLIYLLRSSAWSDNRLKNYRQDNGYKLYKDGHISNVQMYNIPNSDYNYVSATCVRETTLSEKPYITWILQKKDGQVISAGCACVADDGTCKHCTALLFSFADFCTRHMDRNTQVGTDRPCIWDIPRKVSVPTKIDDLDVRYNKNNPCIAPTSAAFHSSKVHEQSLRDVECHLYRLCKGSDSLLLHVLEPPSDDSDEEIKDEQPPNMTNYMSEFIREKVNTDFLTFLKSKCDINLISKIEVLTKGQGNCTE is encoded by the exons ATGGCAGATCAGCATCATCACATCGGTGCAAAAACCGTCCCAGAATTACGCATTTTTTTGAGAGAAAGGGGAATCAGTTGTAATGAATATAGAAAGTTCACGTTAGTCAGGTTGGCTCAAGTCGCACTAGAACTTCAGTTACCGATCATTGTCGCGAAAGACGACTACAAAGTCATGAACTTGAAACGGCGCACCATACGGAGTCTTGATGGAGAAGAAATTGTCGCCCCAGATATAACGACTATTATAAGTCGCTTTACAAAGAATCTTAAAGAACTTCCTTGTCTGGAAATATGCGATGTGTTGATATATTTGCTGCGATCTTCTGCCTGGTCAGATAACAGATTAAAGAATTACAGACAAGACAACGGCTATAAACTGTACAAAGATGGACACATTAGTAATGTGCAGATGTACAACATTCCAAACTCAGATTATAATTACGTTTCGGCCACATGTGTTAGGGAAACAACTTTAAGCGAGAAACCGTATATTACATGGATATTACAGAAAAAGGATGGCCAAGTAATTTCTGCTGGATGTGCTTGTGTTGC gGATGATGGAACGTGTAAACACTGCACAGCTTTACTGTTTTCCTTTGCTGATTTTTGCACTCGCCATATGGACAGGAACACACAAGTAGGAACAGATCGCCCGTGCATATGGGACATACCTAGAAAAGTGTCAGTTCCCACAAAAATTGATGACCTTGATGTTagatacaataaaaataatccGTGCATTGCACCTACTTCTGCAGCTTTCCACTCTTCTAAAGTTCATGAACAATCCTTGCGAGATGTAGAATGTCATTTGTATAGATTGTGTAAAGGATCAGATTCTTTACTGCTTCATGTTCTTGAGCCTCCCTCAGATGACAGTGATGAAGAAATAAAGGATGAGCAGCCACCAAATATGACAAACTATATGAGTGAATTTATAAGAGAGAAAGTTAATACAGATTTTCTTACCTTTTTGAAAAGCAAATGCGATATAAATTTAATTAGTAAAATTGAAGTATTAACAAAAGGTCAAGGAAATTGTACTGAGTAA
- the LOC128169520 gene encoding uncharacterized protein LOC128169520 isoform X2, which translates to MRPLKERPQNAVEKRNITSARLDQLQDDNTTETELFNAPPVAAEVIVTAVMEGENTVSHVRSRKLPGIAAKSSVVNHDHSYMSEEKSWERPEPVDMSTQTDLTGEGIELLQRQTREMKAKLSDKEALLRDCFLENVIKSDVSVKHYTGLPSKPILDGLFSSIEADKCKLKYWSGKKSVGDMKYEEEGKKPGPKRKLSPYEEFILTLVRLRLGIVGFVLADLFGVSKTRVSQIFTTWISYMHDVFSPLIKWQSREKNIKYMPKSFKKSFPRTCAIIDCTEFFVQRPKTPTCQSATYSSYKHHNTFKCLVSITPSGAFNYISDLWSGNVSDRYITENSSFLDNIEPFDEVMADRGFNIGDLLTLRRATLNIPPFTHKCPWGKGKRLNASEVRKTRKIANLRIHVERAIQRLKCFKLLSNIIPLKLKPICNQMLKVAAFFCNIDKPLVKN; encoded by the exons ATGCGCCCTTTGAAGGAGAGACCACAGAATGCTGTAGAAAAAAGAAACATCACTTCTGCTCGACTTGATCAACTTCAGGATGATAATACAACTGAGACTGAACTTTTCAATGCACCACCAGTTGCAGCAGAAGTTATTGTAACTGCAGTTATGGAAg GTGAAAACACAGTTTCTCATGTTCGATCCAGAAAATTGCCAGGAATAGCAGCAAAGTCCA GTGTTGTGAATCATGATCATTCATACATGTCTGAAGAAAAAAGCTGGGAAAGACCTGAACCTGTTGACATGTCCACACAAACAGATCTCACAGGAGAGGGCATTGAACTCTTGCAGCGGCAAACCAGAGAGATGAAAGCAAAACTATCTGACAAAGAAGCATTGTTGCGAGACTGTTTTTTAGAAAATGTCATCAAGTCCGATGTTTCAGTGAAACATTACACAGGGTTACCCAGTAAACCTATTTTGGATGGATTGTTTTCATCAATAGAAGCAGATAAATGCAAACTCAAATACTGGTCAGGAAAAAAATCTGTCGGTGATATGAAGTATGAAGAGGAAGGTAAAAAACCAGGACCCAAACGGAAGCTCAGTCCCTATGAGGAATTCATTTTAACTCTTGTTAGACTAAGACTTGGAATAGTAGGATTTGTTCTTGCAGATTTATTTGGTGTTTCAAAGACCCGGGTATCCCAAATTTTTACTACCTGGATATCATATATGCACGATGTTTTCAGTCCACTTATTAAATGGCAGtctagagaaaaaaatatcaaatacatgCCAAAATCATTTAAGAAATCGTTCCCTAGGACTTGTGCTATTATAGACTGCACAGAATTTTTTGTTCAGAGGCCAAAAACTCCTACTTGTCAGTCAGCAACCTACAGCTCTTACAAACATCATAACACTTTCAAGTGTTTAGTAAGCATTACCCCTTCAGGTGCATTTAACTATATTTCAGACTTGTGGTCTGGAAATGTATCAGATAGGTATATTACCGAGAATAGTTCCTTTTTAGATAATATAGAGCCATTCGATGAAGTTATGGCTGATCGTGGCTTTAACATTGGGGACCTTTTGACCTTGAGAAGAGCTACTCTAAACATTCCTCCCTTTACTCACAAGTGTCCTTGGGGTAAAGGAAAACGTTTGAATGCTAGCGAAGTAAGGAAAACTAGAAAAATAGCAAATTTAAGAATTCATGTAGAAAGGGCAATACAAAGACTAAAGTGTTTCAAACTACTCTCAAATATTATTCCATTGAAATTAAAACCTATTTGTAATCAAATGCTAAAAGTTGCTGCATTTTTCTGCAATATTGACAAACCTCTTGTGAAAAATTAG
- the LOC128169520 gene encoding THAP domain-containing protein 11-like isoform X3 produces MAKPNISKYWCVVPGCTSDGRKKRNLEKYPAMEGVDFFPFPTRLKNNKIRKRWISQINRENFEPKRHHRVCSNHFVDGRPTECNPIPTLFPRNNFMRPLKERPQNAVEKRNITSARLDQLQDDNTTETELFNAPPVAAEVIVTAVMEGENTVSHVRSRKLPGIAAKSSKAHL; encoded by the exons ATGGCTAAACCAAATATTTCCAAGTACTGGTGTGTTGTCCCAGGTTGTACGTCAGACGGACGTAAAAAGCGGAACCTGGAAAAGTATCCTGCTATGGAAGGAGTCGATTTTTTCCCGTTTCCAACCCGCTTAAAGAACAATAAAATTAGAAAGCGGTGGATCTCTCAG ATTAATAGAGAGAATTTTGAACCAAAAAGACATCACCGGGTGTGTTCTAATCATTTTGTTGATGGAAGACCTACTGAGTGTAACCCAATCCCAACATTGTTTCCAAGAAATAATTTCATGCGCCCTTTGAAGGAGAGACCACAGAATGCTGTAGAAAAAAGAAACATCACTTCTGCTCGACTTGATCAACTTCAGGATGATAATACAACTGAGACTGAACTTTTCAATGCACCACCAGTTGCAGCAGAAGTTATTGTAACTGCAGTTATGGAAg GTGAAAACACAGTTTCTCATGTTCGATCCAGAAAATTGCCAGGAATAGCAGCAAAGTCCAGTAAGgctcatttataa
- the LOC128169520 gene encoding uncharacterized protein LOC128169520 isoform X1, whose amino-acid sequence MAKPNISKYWCVVPGCTSDGRKKRNLEKYPAMEGVDFFPFPTRLKNNKIRKRWISQINRENFEPKRHHRVCSNHFVDGRPTECNPIPTLFPRNNFMRPLKERPQNAVEKRNITSARLDQLQDDNTTETELFNAPPVAAEVIVTAVMEGENTVSHVRSRKLPGIAAKSSVVNHDHSYMSEEKSWERPEPVDMSTQTDLTGEGIELLQRQTREMKAKLSDKEALLRDCFLENVIKSDVSVKHYTGLPSKPILDGLFSSIEADKCKLKYWSGKKSVGDMKYEEEGKKPGPKRKLSPYEEFILTLVRLRLGIVGFVLADLFGVSKTRVSQIFTTWISYMHDVFSPLIKWQSREKNIKYMPKSFKKSFPRTCAIIDCTEFFVQRPKTPTCQSATYSSYKHHNTFKCLVSITPSGAFNYISDLWSGNVSDRYITENSSFLDNIEPFDEVMADRGFNIGDLLTLRRATLNIPPFTHKCPWGKGKRLNASEVRKTRKIANLRIHVERAIQRLKCFKLLSNIIPLKLKPICNQMLKVAAFFCNIDKPLVKN is encoded by the exons ATGGCTAAACCAAATATTTCCAAGTACTGGTGTGTTGTCCCAGGTTGTACGTCAGACGGACGTAAAAAGCGGAACCTGGAAAAGTATCCTGCTATGGAAGGAGTCGATTTTTTCCCGTTTCCAACCCGCTTAAAGAACAATAAAATTAGAAAGCGGTGGATCTCTCAG ATTAATAGAGAGAATTTTGAACCAAAAAGACATCACCGGGTGTGTTCTAATCATTTTGTTGATGGAAGACCTACTGAGTGTAACCCAATCCCAACATTGTTTCCAAGAAATAATTTCATGCGCCCTTTGAAGGAGAGACCACAGAATGCTGTAGAAAAAAGAAACATCACTTCTGCTCGACTTGATCAACTTCAGGATGATAATACAACTGAGACTGAACTTTTCAATGCACCACCAGTTGCAGCAGAAGTTATTGTAACTGCAGTTATGGAAg GTGAAAACACAGTTTCTCATGTTCGATCCAGAAAATTGCCAGGAATAGCAGCAAAGTCCA GTGTTGTGAATCATGATCATTCATACATGTCTGAAGAAAAAAGCTGGGAAAGACCTGAACCTGTTGACATGTCCACACAAACAGATCTCACAGGAGAGGGCATTGAACTCTTGCAGCGGCAAACCAGAGAGATGAAAGCAAAACTATCTGACAAAGAAGCATTGTTGCGAGACTGTTTTTTAGAAAATGTCATCAAGTCCGATGTTTCAGTGAAACATTACACAGGGTTACCCAGTAAACCTATTTTGGATGGATTGTTTTCATCAATAGAAGCAGATAAATGCAAACTCAAATACTGGTCAGGAAAAAAATCTGTCGGTGATATGAAGTATGAAGAGGAAGGTAAAAAACCAGGACCCAAACGGAAGCTCAGTCCCTATGAGGAATTCATTTTAACTCTTGTTAGACTAAGACTTGGAATAGTAGGATTTGTTCTTGCAGATTTATTTGGTGTTTCAAAGACCCGGGTATCCCAAATTTTTACTACCTGGATATCATATATGCACGATGTTTTCAGTCCACTTATTAAATGGCAGtctagagaaaaaaatatcaaatacatgCCAAAATCATTTAAGAAATCGTTCCCTAGGACTTGTGCTATTATAGACTGCACAGAATTTTTTGTTCAGAGGCCAAAAACTCCTACTTGTCAGTCAGCAACCTACAGCTCTTACAAACATCATAACACTTTCAAGTGTTTAGTAAGCATTACCCCTTCAGGTGCATTTAACTATATTTCAGACTTGTGGTCTGGAAATGTATCAGATAGGTATATTACCGAGAATAGTTCCTTTTTAGATAATATAGAGCCATTCGATGAAGTTATGGCTGATCGTGGCTTTAACATTGGGGACCTTTTGACCTTGAGAAGAGCTACTCTAAACATTCCTCCCTTTACTCACAAGTGTCCTTGGGGTAAAGGAAAACGTTTGAATGCTAGCGAAGTAAGGAAAACTAGAAAAATAGCAAATTTAAGAATTCATGTAGAAAGGGCAATACAAAGACTAAAGTGTTTCAAACTACTCTCAAATATTATTCCATTGAAATTAAAACCTATTTGTAATCAAATGCTAAAAGTTGCTGCATTTTTCTGCAATATTGACAAACCTCTTGTGAAAAATTAG